One part of the Terriglobales bacterium genome encodes these proteins:
- a CDS encoding Cof-type HAD-IIB family hydrolase, producing the protein MSPSRTGRPEGDTIRLVVSDVDGTLVTKDKTITAAALEAIRSLRAKGIRFTIISSRPPQALKVIGDVIGLTDPVPAFNGGLVVDADLTTIRREKLLEPIVVERLLEEVPRTGIDVWVYTDTHWFVRNPKGPYVEHEQHAVKFDPTVVPDFKVIPSDRVAKIVGVSENFDAVAAAEKKIQQAFAGAVSALRSQNYYLDITHPAANKAEGILLLAELLDIPPSSIATIGDMQNDVCMFQQSGMSIAMGNATADIQSEADYVTSSNEEEGFARAMERYILNV; encoded by the coding sequence GTGTCTCCTTCAAGAACTGGAAGGCCTGAGGGCGACACGATCCGCCTGGTCGTATCGGACGTGGACGGAACGCTCGTAACCAAGGACAAGACCATAACGGCCGCTGCACTCGAGGCAATCCGCTCTCTGCGCGCGAAAGGAATCCGGTTCACGATCATCAGCAGCCGTCCTCCACAAGCTTTGAAAGTAATTGGCGACGTGATCGGATTGACCGACCCCGTTCCGGCCTTTAATGGAGGGCTCGTGGTCGACGCTGACCTGACGACGATCAGGCGCGAAAAATTATTGGAACCGATCGTCGTCGAGCGCTTGCTCGAAGAGGTGCCGCGCACCGGGATCGACGTATGGGTTTACACCGATACCCACTGGTTTGTGCGAAATCCGAAGGGACCTTATGTTGAGCACGAGCAACATGCGGTGAAGTTCGACCCCACGGTGGTACCTGATTTCAAAGTGATCCCTTCGGATCGAGTGGCGAAGATCGTGGGCGTCTCGGAGAATTTCGACGCGGTTGCAGCAGCGGAAAAGAAGATACAGCAGGCATTCGCTGGCGCGGTGTCGGCGCTTCGCTCCCAGAACTACTACCTGGATATAACGCATCCTGCGGCGAACAAGGCGGAAGGCATCCTGCTGCTGGCCGAACTGCTTGATATTCCGCCTTCGTCCATTGCAACGATTGGCGACATGCAAAATGACGTCTGCATGTTTCAACAAAGCGGAATGAGCATTGCGATGGGTAACGCAACTGCCGATATTCAGAGCGAAGCAGATTACGTCACGAGTTCCAACGAGGAAGAAGGATTCGCCCGGGCAATGGAACGTTACATCCTGAACGTGTAA
- a CDS encoding TonB-dependent receptor yields the protein MRLRRSLQILLAVNFLSCLALAQQVIKIDLRDATGAAIPNAHAKIACSGYSRDLNLLESDPTVRIPGNASDCQLAIHAEGFRSKLLQIQPRTSALEVVLVPGVVQQSVTVTASRSPLAPADLPITETTFTGRELVSNPSVTVDDKLRQLPSFSLFRRSGSQTANPTTQGVSLRGLGASGASRSLVLEDGIPINDPFGSWIYWGRVPVQGIEQVDIVEGGTSDLYGSSALGGVINVRTRAPQQTALFAESSFGSSATPLGSAGLSLAQGPWNAFISGEAFKTNGYIPVAPDERGTVDTPAASRHQNGSILIGRSLQQLGSIFLRGSLFGESRENGTPLQINSTTIRQLSTGADLNTAAGVFTLRAYGGTQALHQTFSAVSSDRNSEFLTTDQRVPVHQYGFSAQWSKVFRGKHVVTSGIDGRDITGDTNELQFVSGAPNAYYIAGGRQQSYGFYLADSYQLTSRWMLSASVRADLWRNIDASSRRIPFRAATTVTPFENRSEWAFSPRVGLTRRVSSRASLHASVYRSFRAPTLNELYRPFRVGNVLTQANANLGAEHFTGGEVGSVVSVPGDVILRGTFFAGVLDGLVGNITLNTTPTLITRQRQNLGTVRVRGFELQGERRLSSKFSLAAAYQFTSSIVTDFESDPSLIGLRVPQVPRHSFSFTAGYDNPRIVAVSLQGRAVGREFDNDRNTLPLDRYFTLGAQVSRDIVEGVALFAAAENLLNSRYAIGRTPVTTIAAPAQVRVGLRIRISRAK from the coding sequence GTGCGTCTGCGCCGTTCTCTTCAAATATTGTTGGCAGTCAATTTCCTGTCCTGCTTGGCCTTAGCCCAGCAGGTCATCAAGATTGACCTCCGCGACGCCACAGGAGCCGCCATTCCGAACGCGCACGCCAAAATTGCTTGTTCGGGATATTCACGCGACCTCAACCTCTTGGAATCCGACCCCACTGTTCGAATCCCCGGTAACGCCAGCGACTGCCAACTTGCCATTCATGCTGAAGGCTTTCGGTCGAAACTACTGCAGATTCAGCCACGAACGTCTGCGCTAGAGGTCGTCCTGGTGCCGGGTGTCGTTCAGCAGTCGGTCACCGTCACGGCATCGCGCTCGCCGCTTGCCCCCGCTGACTTACCGATTACCGAGACTACGTTTACCGGTCGTGAACTCGTCAGCAACCCATCCGTCACCGTCGATGACAAGCTCCGGCAGCTCCCTAGCTTCTCGCTCTTTCGGCGCTCCGGAAGTCAAACGGCCAACCCGACTACGCAAGGAGTGTCTCTCCGCGGACTCGGAGCCAGCGGAGCCAGCCGCAGTCTGGTACTCGAAGACGGTATCCCGATCAACGATCCCTTTGGTTCGTGGATCTACTGGGGACGCGTCCCTGTGCAGGGGATTGAGCAGGTAGACATCGTCGAAGGCGGCACGTCTGACCTCTACGGCTCCAGTGCTCTGGGCGGTGTTATCAACGTTCGCACGCGTGCTCCTCAGCAGACCGCACTCTTTGCTGAAAGCTCCTTCGGGTCGTCAGCCACACCGCTCGGTTCGGCGGGCCTAAGCCTCGCGCAGGGGCCATGGAATGCTTTCATCAGCGGAGAAGCTTTCAAAACCAACGGTTACATCCCAGTCGCGCCGGACGAACGCGGAACAGTCGATACACCTGCTGCTTCTCGCCACCAGAATGGATCGATTCTCATCGGCCGCTCACTCCAGCAACTCGGAAGCATATTTCTGCGCGGAAGTCTCTTTGGAGAGTCACGAGAGAACGGCACTCCGCTCCAGATCAACAGCACCACCATCCGCCAGCTCTCAACGGGCGCCGATCTGAACACTGCTGCGGGCGTATTCACGCTCCGCGCTTACGGTGGTACCCAGGCTCTACACCAGACTTTCAGTGCCGTGTCGTCCGACCGGAACTCCGAATTTCTGACCACCGATCAACGCGTGCCGGTGCATCAGTATGGATTTTCGGCCCAATGGTCGAAAGTATTCCGCGGCAAGCACGTTGTCACCAGTGGGATCGACGGCCGCGATATCACCGGCGACACCAATGAGCTTCAATTCGTTTCTGGGGCTCCGAATGCTTACTACATCGCCGGCGGCCGCCAACAGTCATATGGCTTCTATCTCGCCGACTCGTACCAGTTGACCTCCCGGTGGATGCTGTCTGCTTCTGTTCGAGCCGACCTATGGCGCAACATCGACGCTAGTTCTCGTCGCATTCCTTTCCGGGCAGCAACGACGGTCACGCCATTTGAGAATCGTTCAGAGTGGGCCTTCAGTCCCCGGGTGGGGCTAACGAGAAGGGTAAGCAGCCGGGCTTCGCTTCATGCTTCCGTATACCGGTCGTTCCGCGCTCCAACCTTGAATGAACTCTATCGGCCATTTCGGGTCGGCAACGTTCTCACCCAGGCGAACGCGAATCTTGGCGCGGAACATTTCACGGGAGGCGAAGTCGGCTCCGTAGTCTCAGTGCCGGGCGACGTCATCCTGCGAGGCACATTTTTCGCCGGGGTCCTTGATGGACTGGTGGGAAACATTACCCTGAACACCACCCCAACACTGATCACCCGGCAGCGCCAAAATCTTGGGACGGTGCGGGTTCGCGGCTTCGAACTTCAGGGCGAAAGGCGTTTGTCGTCAAAGTTCAGCCTAGCTGCCGCATACCAGTTCACAAGCTCGATCGTCACCGACTTCGAAAGCGATCCGAGCCTCATCGGTTTACGTGTTCCGCAGGTTCCGCGACATTCGTTCAGTTTCACTGCCGGCTATGACAACCCCCGCATTGTCGCTGTGTCTCTTCAAGGACGCGCCGTTGGCAGGGAATTCGACAACGATCGCAACACACTTCCTCTTGATCGATATTTCACATTGGGTGCACAGGTCTCGCGCGACATTGTTGAAGGCGTCGCCCTTTTTGCCGCTGCTGAGAATCTGCTTAATTCTCGTTATGCAATCGGTCGTACGCCGGTGACGACCATCGCGGCTCCCGCCCAGGTTCGTGTCGGTCTCAGGATTCGTATTTCCCGGGCAAAATAG
- a CDS encoding glycosyltransferase, producing the protein MTIDATLPFAFISALAWAYLLLGHGGFWRIQLPPRGKPLKPARVVAVVPARNEAAVISSSIRSLLAQADVDLTVILIDDNSSDSTAEVARAAVSGWDRLIVIHGTEVPFGWTGKVWAMQQGVVAAQTFSPEYLLFTDADIEHDPDSIASLIAIAEMRNCSLASYMVRLHCETVAEKLLIPAFVFFFFKLYPPRWIADPRLPVAGAAGGCILLKPEALKSIGGLECIRGEIIDDCSLARAVKQTGARLWLGVTDSARSIRPYGTFAEIGRMISRTAFNQLRHSLLFLLIAVVGLLVVYVAPWVAVFSGGVRTCALGVLAVVLMFIAYLPMIRFYRLRPYWALTLPVAAIFYLGATLSSAIRYWSGRGGEWKGRAQDARLHT; encoded by the coding sequence ATGACCATCGATGCCACACTTCCGTTCGCCTTTATCTCCGCCTTGGCGTGGGCGTATCTCTTGTTAGGACATGGGGGTTTTTGGCGGATCCAACTGCCTCCACGCGGGAAGCCGCTTAAACCTGCGCGAGTGGTCGCAGTTGTCCCTGCTCGGAACGAGGCGGCCGTCATCTCGTCGTCGATCCGATCCTTGCTGGCACAGGCTGACGTCGATCTTACCGTTATTCTGATTGACGACAATAGTTCAGATTCGACTGCAGAAGTCGCGCGTGCCGCAGTGTCTGGCTGGGATCGGCTGATTGTTATTCACGGAACGGAGGTGCCCTTCGGTTGGACGGGCAAGGTCTGGGCCATGCAGCAAGGCGTCGTTGCGGCACAGACGTTCTCGCCGGAGTATCTTCTATTTACTGATGCTGACATCGAGCACGATCCTGACAGCATCGCGAGCCTGATCGCCATTGCCGAAATGCGTAATTGCTCCCTTGCTTCGTACATGGTTCGGCTCCACTGCGAGACCGTTGCGGAAAAACTGCTGATACCCGCTTTTGTCTTTTTCTTTTTTAAGCTGTACCCGCCCCGCTGGATTGCAGATCCAAGGTTGCCGGTTGCAGGAGCGGCAGGCGGCTGCATTCTGCTCAAACCAGAAGCTTTGAAGTCAATTGGCGGCCTTGAATGCATCCGCGGCGAAATCATTGATGATTGCTCGCTCGCACGGGCAGTGAAGCAAACAGGCGCTCGGCTTTGGCTTGGCGTCACCGACAGCGCAAGAAGTATTCGACCGTATGGCACATTCGCTGAAATCGGGCGCATGATCTCTCGTACCGCTTTTAACCAGCTTCGACATTCTCTGCTGTTTTTGCTGATTGCGGTCGTCGGATTGCTCGTCGTCTATGTCGCGCCTTGGGTAGCTGTATTCTCTGGGGGTGTGCGGACGTGTGCCTTGGGCGTGCTCGCAGTTGTGCTGATGTTCATTGCTTACCTGCCGATGATCCGGTTCTACCGCTTACGCCCATACTGGGCACTGACGCTGCCCGTCGCCGCCATCTTCTATTTAGGGGCTACTCTGAGCTCCGCTATTCGTTACTGGTCTGGTCGCGGGGGCGAGTGGAAGGGAAGGGCCCAGGACGCTCGGCTACATACCTGA